CGGCCTCGGCGCGTTTCGATCATCATCTCCCACCACCGCGCGCGCAGAGCCGCCAAGTCCTCTACATGGCCGAAAACATTCTCACGTGCTTTGCCGAGGTCTTTCAGGAGACCAGATCTATCGATCGGTCGCGAAACGATCCATGGTTGGTCTGCTGCGAGCTGGTTCGCGCCGTGCCCCTGCTCGACCTGACCGGACCCTGGCCCACCCGCGCCGGCGCTTCGATGGCCATCAACTCGGGTCCCCGCCCGCGTGCCCGGCGATGGTCGCAAGCGATCTATGACGCCTACCCGGCCGTCGAAGGCCTGTACTACGCCTCCAGCATGGACGC
This genomic window from Candidatus Methylomirabilota bacterium contains:
- a CDS encoding RES family NAD+ phosphorylase, which produces MAKLPEPPPADRLAALPPAHHVLSAGTRCWRIYFQRGPHATAWNALRGYGPASARFDHHLPPPRAQSRQVLYMAENILTCFAEVFQETRSIDRSRNDPWLVCCELVRAVPLLDLTGPWPTRAGASMAINSGPRPRARRWSQAIYDAYPAVEGLYYASSMDANRPAVVLYERAADALASRPSFHRALADPTLTPAIVRAAQRFNYVVT